Genomic DNA from Equus asinus isolate D_3611 breed Donkey chromosome 10, EquAss-T2T_v2, whole genome shotgun sequence:
gtgtgcaattcagtggcactGATTACATGtgcaatgttgtacaaccatcgccactgtttccaaaacttttccatcaccccaaacaTAACCTGTAACCATTAAGTAATTACTTCCCATTCTCCCGTCCCACcacccctggtaacctctaatctacttcctgtctctctgaATTTCCCTGTTCTAGATAGTTCATAAACGtggaatcaaacaatatttgtccttttatgtctggcttatttcagtagCATGATGTCTTCCAGATTTATCCATATTACAGCATGTATCAGAAcgctgcattcttttttttttaaagattttatttttttcctttttctccccaaagccccccggtacatggttgtatattcttcgttgtgggtccttctaattgtggcatgtgggacgccgcctcagcgtggtctgatgagcagtgccatgtccgcgcccaggattcgaaccaatgaaacactgggccgcctgcagcagagcgcgcaaacttaaccactcggccacggggccagcccctcagaatgCTGCATTCTTTTTAATCACtatgtattatttcattgtatgaatgcagcataatttatatgataaatatatgtatatacttccCATATTGaaaattttgcccatttttctctatCACCAGCACTGCTATAGTGAACATCTTGGTACACAAATCTTCATGCCCATGTGAAAACATTTTCTAGGATCAATTCCTGCAAGAGGAAATGCTGCATCAAAGGCCACATGCATTTAAGGTTTTGGTGCTGTCAGACTGCCCGCTAAAAGTGCAGCCCCAATAGACACCACCACTGCAGCGTGCGAGTGTTGTTCCACGCGCCCTCACAGACCCCAGTATCGTCCATCGGTTCAGACTCTTCAGTCGGACAGCCACAATCTATTTTCTGGTTACACTGCTCGCTGTCTTGGTTGCTGGGGAGGCTGAGGGGCCTCTTCGTACATCTGTTGGCACTTGCCTGTCTTTAGCCCATGTCTGAATTCAGTGACTTCTTTCTGTCCCATGTGTTATGGACAGTAAACTTGCACCGTTTGTTACCTGTTGTGTAGCTTTATTCACAGCGCTTTCCGTTTAGGGAAAAGTTCCATTTTTTATGTGAGCAAACCTGTCACGGCTCCCGTTTAATAACCATCTGGGTTTTGGGTTTCTCTCACAGAGGTCTTCCCTTCCCaaagttttggaaataaaattgttttgtatTTCATTCTAATAGgtttattatttggttttttaaaatgtgtagtgCTTTAatctatttggatttctttttttgtttgtttacctttTATTGTGGAAAACGTCAAGTATATGCACATATTTAGgtgcaaatcccagacatcacttcatctgtaaaagttTCAGCatattatggggctggccccgtggctgagtggttaaggtcgcacgctccactgcaggcggcccagtgtttcgttggttcgaatcctgggcgcggacatggcactgctcatcaaaccacgctgaggcagcgtcccgcatgccacaactagaaggacccacaacgaagaatatacaactatgtaccggggggggctttggggagaaaaaggaaaaaaataaaaaaataaaatctttagaaaaaagtttCAGCATATTATCTCTACAAGATAAggactcattttttaaaacacataacaACAGTATCATCATCACACCTATGAAAATTAACAGTAGTTCCTTGATATCATCAAACATCCAATCAGTGGTCACTTTCCCAATTGTCTTATAAATGTCACATCTATTTGTTTGAATTAGGAGTGAAGTAAAGTTTTCAAGTTGCAGTTGGTTGATGCATTTCTTAAGTTGATGGTTCTCGTATTCCtctgctgcctgtctgtcctctAAATGGAACCTTTAAGGCAGATTTAGAGGCCTGATCAGATGCGAATTTGCGTTTTTTGGCAAGACTACTTCGTAGGTGAGGTTCtgtctgaatttatttttatatgtggtatAAGATAAGGAtatgacttaaaatatttttcaaatacatgGTTAATTGTCTGTGTAcccataccatttattgaatactccAGTCTTTCTTCCTAATAATTTGAAATGCCACcattatcacacacacacatgtatttttcagttctttcctAAACTTTTTATTCTATGCCCTTGATCTTTTTGTCTGTCCCTAACCCACATGGTTTTAAGTCCTTTAGCTTTGCAGTTTGATGTTTAATAAGGCAGCTCATCCTTCACAgaactttttaaagcaatttttggCTTTTCTTGCGCTTTATTCTTCCTCATGATAATTGAATATTTGTTTAATCTGCATGTTAAGACTTTTGGATTGCATTGACTTTATGGAATAATTTGGAAACAAATACTGTCTTTATAGTAATGAATTTTCCCAGCCAGGGATGTCTTTTTCTTCCACAcattcagagtttttaaaaatgtttttcagtacaattttattttatttattattattatcttttttaaagattggcacctgagctaacaactgttgccaatcttttttttttttttcctccttcttctccccaaagccccccagtacatggttgtatattctagttgtgagtgcctctggttgtgctatgtgggacgccgcctcagcgtggcctgatgagcggtgccatgtctgcgcctgggatccgaaccgctgaaaccccgggcagccgaaACAGAtcacactaacttaaccactcggccagggtcAGCCCCTCAGTacaattttatacttttctttatcTAGGTCTTTACAGTttttgttaggtttatttttacatactttgtatttttttctgctattttaaaaAGGATCTTTATTTCTCCAATTTGTTTCTCCAATTTTCCCATTGGTTATAGCTGGTACTTAGAAAAACTggagtttttgtttgttaatttttttattgtggtctaaatagttcataacattgtgaaatttcagttgtacattaatatttgtcagacaccatataaatgtgcccctgcacccctgtgctcaccctcctccccttccccctggtaaccactaaattattctctttgtccgtaagtttgtttatattccacatatgagtaaaatcatacggtgtttgtctttctctgtctgatttattttgcttaacatgataccctcaaggtccagccacGTGGCTGCGAAAGAacgattatgtctttttttatggctgagtagtattccattgtatatatacaccacatcttctttatccaatcatcagtctatgggcacttgggttgcttccacgtgttggctattgtgaataatgctgcaatgaagacaGGGgggcataagtctctttgtatcattgatttcaaattctttggataaatatccagtggtgggatagctgggtcatatggtaattctatttttaattttctgagaaatgaccatactgttttccacagtggctgcaccagtttgcattcccaccagcagtgtatgagggttcccttttctccacaacctctcaaaaaaacatttattattttttgtcttggtgattatagccattttaatgggcataagatgatatctaagtgtagttttgatttgcatttccctgatgatcagtgatgttgagcatcttttcatccgcctattggccatctgtatatcttctttggaaaaatgtctgttcatatcctctgcccactttttgattgggttgtttattttttggtagtTCAGCTGTGttacttctttatatattgtggagattaaccccttatcagatatatgatttgcaaatattttttcccagatgttgggttgtattttcattttgatcttggtttcctttgccttccacaagctctttaatctgatgaagtcccactcgtttattttttcttttatttcccttgtctgagtatttgtaaagatccttttaaggctgatgtcaaagagtgtactgcctgtatttccttccagaagttttatggtttcaggtcttaccttcaagtctttgatccattttgatctatttttgtgtatggagaaagataatgatctacagGAAAGCTGGAGTTTTTATAAGTTGATCTTACACTTGACTTGccaccttgctgaactcacttttTAGAGGTcgtaataatttttttcatgttgatttttctggactTCCTGGTTggcaatcatatcatctgcaactggttttcttttttaggcTCATGCAGAGTCAAGTAAAACCTGGCTGACTGAAAAATTCAGTGAACTCAGATTACTTCTTGATGAAGAGGAAGTGCTGGCCAAGAAATTCATTGATAAAAACACGCAGCTTGCCCTCCAGCGGTACAGGGAGCAAATCAAGTCTTGTGGGGAGCAAATCGACGTCATGAACGATCTCTCCAACAGGGTGTGGAGCATCAGCCAGGAGCCCAACCCCGTACAGCTGCTGCAGGTAATAAGCCTGGGTTTCTGCCCTCACGGCCCACACCTGCCACCAGCATTGCCTCTCGGTTACAGTGGCATTGAACATGGCATTTACACACTGAGTAAATATGCAGAGAATCCCCTTGTCAGCATGGAGACTTCCTTACCCCCACGCGTGGTCAGAAAATATACACTGTTAGGAAGATAATACATACCTTGCACTAATTCATTCACATCGACAGCCACCATTTTGAGGACCTCTGTCTTCCACACACTTTATGTGTTTTAGCTTAAATATTCAAAAGAACTCTGCAAAGTGGATATTCTCCCCCATTTTACGAatgagaaattgaggctcagggaggtgaagtgatttgtccgaggtcacacagctgggaggtgGCAGAGTGGTGATCAGAACCCAGGTCTGTCCAACTCTAAAGCCATGAGGCAGCCTTGCCCGGCCCTCTGCCTCTACAGTCCGAGTTGAGACACCCCTTCTGGAAAGGAAGGTGTCCCTTCAGCTCTGGAGCAGGCTCCAGAGCTGATCACAAAGGGGAGAGAAGGATGGCACTCCTTGGCCACTGGGCTCTGTCGGAGGCTGTTAGCTTATGCTGAGGAAGCGTCTAAGAAATGCCCATGTGAGATTTGTCGCTGTTTTAGTGAAAGCGTGTTGTTGAGAGCAGTGTTCCTGTCTTCAAGGACCCCTGGAAGAAACTCCTCCCTCGTGCCCGTACTCCTGTGCACTTGGATTGCCTTTCTACTCATGTAActcttcctgtttccttctttGCCATGGCTTCTGGGAAGCTCAGAGCCGAATGTGTTTCAATAGCTGGGCTGAGACTTTGTGGCGTACATTTTGTGCctcatctccctctggcttcCTGCTTGCATTCTTATCCGAGTgttgtctttgctccatttttcTCGCTGTACAGGAACATCTTGCAGTATTAGACAACCTTTGTGCTTTAAAGGCTTGTGGGACAAGGCAGGGTACAACTAAATAAAGGTGGCACTGAGTCTAACCACAGATTAGCATAGGCTGTGGCTGGGAAATAAGATACACAAATAAATCAGTCACTGCGAAACCAGTCAAGCCAGTCCCTGGTGGGTATTTCCACTCATGTGCCTTTATGTGGCCTTGGTCAATTCAGCCTGTGTTTCATTGTTTagctaagaaaaaataaacctaacaaaaAGTTCTGGGCGAGGTACTCTCCTAGGCACAAAGGATATTGTACTTTAATAGGGGCAAGAGGCACAGAGGGGTACATCTGTTTGTTTCTTCTAAAAGAATGGTACTTTTTAGGGATAGCTAATACAAAAGGACTCTTCCATGGAGGAGAAGGTTCTTCTTCCATCATAGGTACAGTTTTAGGGCTGTGGCatcctctttttttattctctggTGCCAGAGCTGCTGACGTCCATCATCCATCAGTCCTTCCTTGCATTTGCTTGTCCATGTATTCATCAGCTATGTGCTCAGCACCAGGCCCCTGCTTGACACGAGGAGCTCCTGGGTGGGGATACACGCTCAGAGTGATGTACAACACAGCTCAAGCAAGCTAGCCAAAGTGTGTCCGGGAGATGTCCAACTCTGTATGGGGGGTCAGGGAAGACttaggaggaggagctgggtctGGGATGTGGAGTATATTCCACTCACTGGGTATCTCGGAGAGACGGAGCAGAGAGGACATCCCGGGCAGACGGGAACCACATGCACGCTGAGAGCTTGGAAGGCTGGAGAGCCGCCTGGGTTCAGCCTGGctggaggcagggcaggggtAAAAGGGAGGGGTgtgcagagctgctgctggcttGGGAGGCCAGGGTTGGTTGATGAAGGGCCTTCTGTGCCTGGCCATGGAGGTTAGCCCTTGTCCTGTAGAGATGGGAGCCAGGCGAGGGTCCTGAAGCAAGAAATGACACGGTCAGTTTAATGCTTTAGAAAGGTCACTTTGGTGACAGGGTGGAAGATTCACTGAGGGGGCCAGGACTGGAGGCTGGAAGGGAAGTTGGGAGGAGACCCCAGCATCCAGGGGAGAGATGATGGGGGCCTGGACCAGTGAAGGGGCGGTGGGGATCGGGAGAAGCAGGCAGGTCTGAGAAAGTCAACAGGATTGGTGATTGGAAGTGGAGGGAATCCAAGATGATGGCCAGTCTCTGGCTGGAGATGGGTGGCTGGGGGCTGTTCTCTGGGTCTGCAAAGCCAGGAGCAGACGCACTCcgtttcattcactcatttattccatCATCGGTATTTActgagaacctactgtgtgccaggccctttgCTAGATGCTAGAGTTACCAGGTGGTGGCATTTGTCCTtcatccccctccccagccccacacccCACTCATCTGCCTTCTGGGCCAACCACCTGCCACCCCGGAGCCGGATGGGGCTTGGAGACCATCCCATAGCCCCCTCCCAAGGTCCAGCATCCTGCCTGGTGGGCCTGCCTCTGCCGACAGCTGAATcctagcgccccccaccccgaggtgtccatccctccatcccgGCGTGGGCAGCACTGCCCACCAGCCAGGACCTGCTCACCCGCTGTCTTTTAAATCCTGCCTGGGACAGACCTTCAGAAAGTGCAGACAGGGTTCTTAATGGCAAACAGTTACGAGAGTCCACTGGAACTGTTTTAAGCACGAAATGAGGTTATGAGAGTATCAGGCAGCTCACAGGGTCTCCAGGAGAGCCAGAAAGCCAGGACGCAGGCCAGGCCACACACAGGATTGCTCCCTTGCAGACCTACTGCTGCTCCTCTAGGCAAGAAGTCACAGCCACACCACTGACCCAGGGCACCGGTGCCGGAGCCTCCATCGCCGCTGTCCCCAGGCTCCACCTGTTGTCAATACCTCAGCCTCCCTTCCATATCCAGATCCTAGGTGGGAGGTGCCTTGTCCCCTGCCTGCACCTTGGGCGCGAAGGGGGCTGGGAGCATGCATTTTTCTCACTTCTACTTAGCAAAGCCGCACCTAACACAGGCAGTGTATTTAAAGGTGATGTCCAGGCAGAAAACAGGACAGTCCCCACTGTGGTGGCCACACCCCTCAGTCAGCCTTCCAGCTGCACTTCTCGGCCCTTGGCTTTCCTTTTGGGCTGTGGTTTCCGGCTCCCCCTTTTGGACATGCCCTGGGGTCCTTCCCCAGGGAAACCAGTCCCTCACTCTTTCTGTCCCCCTGTACCTCAGGCAGACCCCTGGCACAGGGCCCCTTGCGAGGTGGGCAGccagcctgcctcctccccctgccGCTGTGCCTGCACAGAGAGGGCCTGGGTGCACTGGCCGGCAGGAGCCTGCAGGGCCAGCAGGAGCCCTGGACCCACCCAACCTGCAGCCCGGGgccctcctccagcccagccACTGGGCCGtctctccaggcctctgctcccAGGGGCACAGCCTGGTGGGGGACGGGGGGCTGTGCCCCAGGCCTGGGTTTGTTCTGGGGGCAGTGGAGGGGCTGGGACAGGGGCTGACCCCGCCTGCCCTCGCAGGAGTACACGGCCGCGGAGCAGGAGATGCAGCGGCACATGAGCCTGGGGGAGCTGTGCCACCCGGTGCCCCTCTCCTTCGAGCCCGTCAAGAGCTTCTTTAAGGGCCTCATGGAAGCCATGCAGGGCGTGTTACAGACGCCACTGGACGTTCGCCTTAAGGAAAGTAAGTTGCTGTGTGACTAACCTCATGTCCTTTACTCCCCTGGTGCTTTTTAGCCCAGAGACAACTGCAAAGGTCACCACCCCACTCATGCCCTTCCCACACAGAGGCCCTTGGCCAGGCCGTCCCGGGCTCCTGGGCCTGGGCCCAGCCCACCCTTCTGACTCCCCCTCCTGCGACCACGTCCTGCCTCTCGAAGCCACTGCCCTGCTTCTGCCCCTCAATTGCTCCCGGGACTCTGCCACACCACGTCTTTGTCTGCTCTGGGCTCCGGGCTGGGATGGCCAACttcccccaccttcctctgcctGGTCAAGTCCCACCGTCCCTGTGGGGCCAACACAGCTGTGCTCACCTGGAAAGCCCTTCCACGCCACCCTGGGCGTGCTCCCTCTCCTGGCTGTCTCCGCTTCCCCGCTGCCCCATCTCATGCCTGGGGGTGGTCACAGGCTGGATACATGgaccccctccctgcctctcgtAAGTGCCTGGAGGGCAAGAACCAATTGGGGTCCAGCTCTGAGGTCCCCACAGGGCGTGACACAAAGCAGGTGCTCAGAAACATCTGTTCAatctttcattcactcactcattcattcgtcTCTGCTGTCATGATTCATTCAGAACATTACTGAGCCCCTGTTGAGGGCCAAGCACGGCAAGGTACAAAGCAGAGCTCCTGCCTCCGTGCTCAGCCTCTTGGGGGAAGACAGACCACAGAGGAGTAGACGTCAGCGATGAGAGGTGCTCtggggaaaataaagcaggatgagGAGAACGGGGTGGCCCGGGGAGGAGCTGTCAGACAGGGCAGTGGGTAGGCCTCTCTGAGCGGACCTGAGGAAGCCTTCTGCGATCCCTGTGGGTCAGAAGGGCCGGAGAGCGTCGTGGCCACAGGCggggactctggagccagagtgcCAGCTTCTCCCCCAGCCACCGCTTCCTAACCCTGCCTTCTCGGGCCAGGCACCTACCTTGTCTCTGCTTGTTTCCATGTCCATAAAGTGGGGACGATGGTGTAGCGTCCTCTCCGGGGGCTGTTGCAAGGACTAAACGGGCTCTGACGTGCAAGGTGCCAGGCAGAGTGAGCCCTCTGTGAGccttagctgctgctgctgctgtcgtTACATCTGCAGGCAGGGCACTCGCCTGGTGCCAGGCATCGTTGCAGCCCTTCACACAGATCCGTCCAGCAGCTCCTCACAGCACCCTGTGTGGTGGGCGCCTCGCTAgccccatcttacagataaggaagctgaggctcagagacgttaaCTGACTTGCCCTAGGTTATACAGCTGGTGGGGGTAGAGGCAGAATTCAAACAGACTCTGGGCCCAGAGTCTGTGTTCTGACCCCTAGACTCCCAGGCCCTCACACCTCCCCTGCCTCCACGTGAGGCCATCATTCTCATGATCACAGGTGCTGACCCCCAGGAAGGACCCAAGGAGATGGGGGTCTCGCAGCGCCACTCCCTCCCGACCTGTGTGCTCCACAGAACTGCAGGCTCAGCAGGCCCAAAGGGATCCTGCATCTTCTCCCAAGCTGCTGCTGCTTGACTCCCAGTAAagggctgtaggggaggaagagaatttccctaccctctgggtccttctggctggtctacaaattaaattgacatgagacagaatgacaggagaaaatcaaacaaagctttacaacatgtatatataggagaaacccaggaaaactgggtaactcagcccaaatggccaaagctgccaccttaaataccatcttcagctaaagacagaggagggTGTTGGGAGTCGGGGGAGTCGGTTATGGAAAATTAccaggaaaacacagaaaacaagagtacgcttattatgcagatttaagtccttgccttctgcgttgatgagagtttctagagacaaggtcagcccctcttcctggtacagagagggagacacctttacagacggagatttcccttacaaatgtaagtgtctcttagaaagggtaacttctacttggttttcagggcttttcccatgtctgcagtttttaaaaaaaataaccagccaaaaataatccttatgccagagAGATACATCTGGAGGTGGCAAACTCTGATCCCCCACAGCGTTAAGTCCTGGCCCTTCTGCCACTGTGGCATTTCCTCAACCTGGCTTTTCCATCCCTGCTGCCCAGTTCCTGCTGGAGCCTCCGCAGGCCTCTGCCTCTGCTCTCACCTGCCCCATCATTCCCCACCAGAGAGAGCTTTGGAAATTTTTCTGCTCATGTCTAGCCTCAATCAGACacctcccatggctccccactgcttACATGCCACTCCTAACCCCCTGCCCTTCATGTTTTCGTTCCCGCTGTACCCTTTGTTGGGAAAGCCTCCCATCCTTGATTCTTGGTGTCCAAATCTTCCCCATCCCTTAAGGGCCAGCTGAGGGGcttcctcctccatgaagccttccctgacccctccaAGCCCCAGAGCCCTTCACCTCTCTTCTCTGTGACCTGGAGCACTCTCTGCCTCCGATGGTGGCTCAAGTGAGCCCCTTTCTCACCTGATTTACCTGAGTGAGCTGTTGAAGACAAGGACCATGACTTGGGTCTCCCCTGACTCCCTCTCACCTGAGCGAGACCTGACCTTCTGAGGACTCAGCTTTAATTTCGTGCTTTCCATCTTTGTCCTGGCATTTGCCTTTCTGCCATGAGGTTGCTCCCCTCCTTGGCTGTGGATACACACCTGGAGCCTACTGTCTCCTCCCCAGTCCCGGGCTCACTCACACAGCCTACCACTGCCGAACTCACTTCTGACCTGGAAAGTGCGCTTCTTCCTGGATCTGAGCCTGTCTGCGAGTTTTCCTGTCGCTGTGAATATGCATTCCGTACTTAAATTTGCATGCGATTCTTGGGGAGAGATTATGCAAATCTCCAGTTTTGTGTCATTTTTAGTATGTTTTACAGTTTGCGCTCCTTGCGTGAGCCAGGCGCTCATTTCTTGCAATTCGTTACAGACATGAACTGCCAGCTCTCGGGCTCCTCCAGCACCAAGCCAGGCTCCTTGTTGAAAACAAGCCCCTCACCAGAGCGATCCCTCTTCTTAAAATGTAAGACCCCAGGGCGGAGGGCAGGGTGCACAGTGGGGGGCGGGTCACGGAAATGGAGGCCCCCCTTTTTTTCCTAAGAGAGCCAACTTGGGTTTTTTAAcctttattattagttttttaatacagaaataatccatgttcattgtagaaaaattagaaaacaaagaaaagcataaattaaaagaaaatcactcaTAAATCACTGGAGAGCCTTAGAAATTCTGCTCATGTCTACCCTAGTAGACATGTAGTAGTCGATAAGTACCGTGATTTGCCCTTTAGCTTTCTTTGGcatatctatatacacacacaatgataaatatttaatatatctttttgaaGCAAACGTGGTGTCATGCTATATATACTCTTTTGTAATCTGTTTTCATTTACTGATATATTGTGAACATCTTTGTTCCCATTAAGAAATTATATAGCGAATGATGCTTCttgtagaaaattagaaattacatatatacaaaataaaacaattgccTCCTCCAGACGTAAATGCTGCTAATATtttggcatatattttttcagatattttaaaggCATATATgtgcacagatttttaaaaacaggatcatattatagatatttttgtaagttgtttttatttaacaatatggCTTGAGCAATCTTCAGCTGCTGGATATACGGTcattatacaaaaatcaattgtatttccatatattggcaataaacaattagaaagtgaaattttaaaatcacattattttcagtaatattttttaaaaactaggaataaatctaacaaaagatataCAAAACCTCTCCACAGAAAACTCCAAAACATTACTGAGAAACTTtttggcagtatctactaaagcCGAACACCCACACACCCTATGatctagactttttaaaaatttcttgtctAGTATGTGGCATGATGCAACAGGAACTAGCTTTGGGAGTTTAAATCGCTGCCACCTTTCTGGAGGGCACTTGGGCAATATTTACCAAAAGCGTTGAAAACCACCATCCCCATTGACCCAGGAAGTCCTCTTTTAGAAatatatcctaaagaaataatcagataCTAAAGATGTAATAATATTAGTGTttttgaaagcttttaaaaatgcctaTTTTTTTTCAGTGGGAGGGATAGGTTAAATTGTAATGCATCCATACGTCAAAATCTTAGGGTCGTCATTAAAATGCtcttataaaagaatattatttgatgtggtaaaatgttcataatacattaataaattttaaaaagcagattacCCAAGAGCATGTCTGGTATGATACCAATGTTAAGAAAAACTGTAAAGCATCAAGTAAAAAGACAATTGGAAGGCTATACACCCGACTGTGATCAATGACAGGATTATTTCAATTACTTTTTCAGAGGTTGGCAATGAAGTCCACGGTACAAAATTCAAACGGTACACTGGGTGTACAgtaaattttctctcttcccGTGTCGCCCCAGCACCTCTCCAGAGGCGTTCGGGGTTAAAAGGGTGGCACTCCATCTCTCCGTGGGGCATGCCCGGAGTTTTCCCGTTTCCTGGGGTGGGCGCGCgcgcggggttgggggggggggctggggggggggggggacggtcTCGGGGGGCGGGGCGCCGCGCTGGCCCCGCCCACAGGCGTGGCCCGTGTCCCGCCCCCGCAGACGCGCGGACGCCCTCGCTGGACCCGGACACGATGCACGCGCGCCTGCGCCTCTCGGCCGACCGCCTGACGGTGCGCTGCGCGCTGCTGGGCCGCCTGGGGCCGGCGCCCGCGGCGCGCTTCGACGCGCTGTGGCAGGTGCTGGGCCGCGACTGCTTCGCCGCGGGCCGCCACTACTGGGAGGTGGACGTGCAGGAGGCGGGCGCCGGCTGGTGGGCGGGCGCGGCCTACGCCTCGCTGCGGCGCCGCGGGGCCTCGGCCGCCGCCCGCCTGGGCTGCAACCGCCAGTCGTGGTGCCTGAAGCGCTACGACCTGGAGTACTGGGCCTTCCACGACGGCCAGCGCAGCCGCCTGCGGCCCCGCGGCGACCCCGAGCGGCTCGGCGTCTTCCTGGACTACGAGGCCGGCGTGCTCGCCTTCTACGACGTGACGGGCGGCATGAGCCACCTGCACACCTTCCGCGCCGCCTTCCAGGAGCCGCTCTACCCGGCCCTGCGGCTCTGGGAGGGCGCCATCAGCAT
This window encodes:
- the TRIM14 gene encoding tripartite motif-containing protein 14 isoform X1 produces the protein MAGAAALSPTPGGPEDACRWRCPEHGDRAAELFCRRCRRCVCALCPVLGAHRGHPVGLALEEAAHVQKLTQECLQQLATKKQQQVGNINQIEDTAGRLQAHAESSKTWLTEKFSELRLLLDEEEVLAKKFIDKNTQLALQRYREQIKSCGEQIDVMNDLSNRVWSISQEPNPVQLLQEYTAAEQEMQRHMSLGELCHPVPLSFEPVKSFFKGLMEAMQGVLQTPLDVRLKENMNCQLSGSSSTKPGSLLKTSPSPERSLFLKYARTPSLDPDTMHARLRLSADRLTVRCALLGRLGPAPAARFDALWQVLGRDCFAAGRHYWEVDVQEAGAGWWAGAAYASLRRRGASAAARLGCNRQSWCLKRYDLEYWAFHDGQRSRLRPRGDPERLGVFLDYEAGVLAFYDVTGGMSHLHTFRAAFQEPLYPALRLWEGAISIPRLP
- the TRIM14 gene encoding tripartite motif-containing protein 14 isoform X2 — encoded protein: MVSLTSLLIGCLLPHPGSSGDQHLQVEGKFSTGPLLFTRTGGGDSVQHGVGILFPDAGQGPRAAAAAHHVTTRAHAESSKTWLTEKFSELRLLLDEEEVLAKKFIDKNTQLALQRYREQIKSCGEQIDVMNDLSNRVWSISQEPNPVQLLQEYTAAEQEMQRHMSLGELCHPVPLSFEPVKSFFKGLMEAMQGVLQTPLDVRLKENMNCQLSGSSSTKPGSLLKTSPSPERSLFLKYARTPSLDPDTMHARLRLSADRLTVRCALLGRLGPAPAARFDALWQVLGRDCFAAGRHYWEVDVQEAGAGWWAGAAYASLRRRGASAAARLGCNRQSWCLKRYDLEYWAFHDGQRSRLRPRGDPERLGVFLDYEAGVLAFYDVTGGMSHLHTFRAAFQEPLYPALRLWEGAISIPRLP
- the TRIM14 gene encoding tripartite motif-containing protein 14 isoform X3, coding for MAGAAALSPTPGGPEDACRWRCPEHGDRAAELFCRRCRRCVCALCPVLGAHRGHPVGLALEEAAHVQAHAESSKTWLTEKFSELRLLLDEEEVLAKKFIDKNTQLALQRYREQIKSCGEQIDVMNDLSNRVWSISQEPNPVQLLQEYTAAEQEMQRHMSLGELCHPVPLSFEPVKSFFKGLMEAMQGVLQTPLDVRLKENMNCQLSGSSSTKPGSLLKTSPSPERSLFLKYARTPSLDPDTMHARLRLSADRLTVRCALLGRLGPAPAARFDALWQVLGRDCFAAGRHYWEVDVQEAGAGWWAGAAYASLRRRGASAAARLGCNRQSWCLKRYDLEYWAFHDGQRSRLRPRGDPERLGVFLDYEAGVLAFYDVTGGMSHLHTFRAAFQEPLYPALRLWEGAISIPRLP